A genomic region of Candidatus Spechtbacteria bacterium contains the following coding sequences:
- the recA gene encoding recombinase RecA, whose translation MSKKPQKEEKDELASAKSQAKPFGNAQGKEGKSLELNAAINDIRKRFGEGAIMQMGDAPAKNIEIIPTGSLSLDIALGVGGIPRGRVIEIYGPESSGKTTLTLHIAAQAQKLGGVAAFVDAEHALDPEYAKRIGVDIKTLLISQPDTGEQALEIVEALVRSGSVDVIIVDSVAALTPRAEIEGEMGDSHMGLQARLMSQALRKLTAITSKTNTTVIFINQIRMKIGVVYGNPETTTGGNALKFYSSVRLEVRRAAQIKQGEEIIGNRVHAKVVKNKVAAPFRTAEFDILYNEGISYIADVINVGLKYNVVERAGSWFAYGDTKLGQGMEGARKFLIENSAVLKEIEKKIKVSIHEA comes from the coding sequence ATGTCCAAGAAACCACAGAAAGAAGAAAAAGATGAATTGGCTTCAGCAAAATCCCAGGCCAAACCCTTCGGCAATGCTCAGGGCAAGGAGGGCAAGTCCCTAGAGCTGAACGCGGCAATCAACGATATTCGCAAGCGTTTTGGAGAGGGCGCGATTATGCAAATGGGTGATGCGCCGGCCAAAAACATAGAGATTATTCCTACCGGTTCTTTGTCGTTGGATATCGCGCTTGGCGTGGGAGGGATCCCACGAGGCCGTGTCATTGAAATTTACGGCCCGGAAAGTTCAGGCAAAACCACACTCACGCTACATATAGCGGCACAGGCGCAGAAGCTCGGCGGAGTCGCGGCATTTGTTGACGCGGAGCACGCGCTTGATCCGGAATACGCAAAGCGCATCGGGGTAGATATTAAAACTCTTCTTATTTCGCAGCCAGATACGGGCGAGCAGGCGCTTGAGATTGTGGAAGCGCTCGTGCGTTCCGGTAGTGTTGATGTAATCATCGTTGACTCTGTGGCGGCGCTGACGCCACGCGCGGAAATTGAGGGCGAGATGGGCGATTCGCACATGGGTCTTCAGGCGCGACTAATGTCGCAGGCTTTGCGCAAGCTCACGGCAATTACCAGCAAAACAAACACTACAGTAATTTTCATCAATCAAATCCGCATGAAGATCGGCGTTGTATATGGGAATCCTGAAACAACCACTGGCGGAAACGCGCTGAAATTTTACTCGTCAGTGCGCCTAGAAGTACGCCGCGCCGCGCAAATTAAGCAAGGCGAAGAAATTATCGGTAATAGAGTACATGCCAAAGTAGTAAAGAATAAAGTGGCAGCGCCTTTCCGTACGGCGGAGTTTGATATTTTGTACAACGAAGGTATTTCCTATATAGCTGATGTAATTAACGTGGGATTAAAGTATAACGTGGTTGAGCGCGCGGGTTCGTGGTTTGCCTACGGTGATACCAAATTAGGCCAGGGCATGGAAGGCGCGCGAAAGTTTTTGATAGAGAATTCAGCAGTGCTCAAGGAAATTGAGAAGAAGATTAAAGTGAGCATTCACGAAGCGTAA
- a CDS encoding helix-turn-helix domain-containing protein → MIQANKTQNILSFGERLKKAREDAGFSVEQLAVRTKIQRKYLERLEAEEFDALPPPVYVRGFVKHWAEACNADKPELLDQFDRINEFFLRARQGEKRLGMPASSFVITSRPIFYFLGGVAALIITAFFGYQYFILAKQPRIDIFSPQAMEIIVHDQQITITGHAQYAARLTIAGKNANIGRDGNFSIDISLNDGVNTIYIKGSGYNGQSVEVMRKIIRVSE, encoded by the coding sequence ATGATCCAAGCGAATAAAACACAAAATATATTGTCTTTTGGTGAGCGGCTGAAGAAAGCACGCGAGGACGCTGGTTTTTCCGTAGAACAACTTGCAGTAAGAACAAAAATTCAAAGAAAATATTTGGAGCGTCTTGAAGCAGAAGAATTTGACGCGCTTCCCCCGCCCGTGTACGTGCGGGGGTTTGTTAAGCATTGGGCGGAAGCTTGCAATGCGGACAAACCGGAGTTGCTAGATCAATTTGATCGCATAAACGAATTCTTTTTGCGCGCGCGGCAAGGTGAAAAAAGGCTTGGTATGCCCGCAAGTTCATTTGTTATCACATCTCGCCCCATCTTTTATTTTTTGGGAGGTGTCGCCGCATTGATTATTACAGCTTTTTTTGGTTATCAGTATTTTATATTGGCTAAACAGCCTCGTATTGACATCTTTTCTCCGCAGGCGATGGAAATTATAGTCCATGATCAGCAGATTACAATTACGGGTCACGCGCAGTACGCCGCGCGTTTAACGATCGCAGGTAAAAATGCAAATATCGGTCGCGACGGAAATTTCAGCATAGACATATCTTTGAACGACGGCGTAAACACAATATACATTAAAGGATCTGGTTATAATGGACAATCGGTGGAGGTTATGAGAAAAATAATTAGAGTGAGTGAGTAA
- a CDS encoding DUF87 domain-containing protein produces the protein MAKKKNGKNNDKDFKRLRDGEKEKKPLFDLDPDVLKGVWGIFFIASSIFLSMSFFGMGGIAGSMLVEFSDWLLGIGRYILPLVLVAMAVIFFTSWRRTVYGATFLGVVLFLSSILGALSLTTDDGARGGMWGFIIDWPLARLFSVWGAALILVTAFISSILISFNVPVGKWFKRKKEELLGEDGEVVKKEESVEVKTFGEQSKIEQLNPALAKATLASVEKLKEEKKTEKKQKDDFELIPPKALASDFRLPPPELLEVDTGKPHSGDIVSSANIIKRTLQNFGIDVEMGEVNIGPTVTQFTLKPAEGIKLARITALHNDLSLALAAHPLRIEAPIPGRALIGIEVPNKGITTVRLRNIVEQEDFRNHIGHLTLALGRDVTGAPVYANLAKMPHLLIAGSTGSGKTIALNTLIVSLLYQNPPELLRLILIDPKRVEFPVYSDIPHLLAPVVVDNQKAVNAMRWAVGEMEHRFEVLSKAHARDIQSYNSNKKVVEENGPLPYIVLVIDELADIMTSRGKEAEALIVRLAQMSRAVGIHLVLATQRPSVEVITGLIKANITARMAFQVASQIDSRTVLDMAGAEKLLGAGDMLYLAPENSKPRRVQGAFVSDKEVKRVADFLREESLRLGQDVAQESIDDIVDSHKKEVNFDAVDEMGEDGDDPMYEEARRVVIEAQRASASLLQRRLRVGYARAARLIDMMEDRGVVGPGEGAKPREVFQSFQSYDPSE, from the coding sequence ATGGCAAAGAAAAAGAACGGTAAGAATAACGATAAGGATTTTAAAAGACTACGAGACGGCGAGAAGGAAAAAAAGCCGCTTTTTGACCTTGACCCCGATGTGCTTAAAGGAGTTTGGGGTATATTTTTTATTGCCTCTTCTATTTTTCTCTCCATGAGTTTTTTTGGTATGGGCGGTATCGCTGGAAGCATGCTTGTGGAGTTCTCTGACTGGCTACTGGGAATAGGAAGGTACATTTTGCCTTTGGTGCTCGTGGCAATGGCGGTCATATTTTTTACTTCATGGAGGCGGACTGTATATGGCGCAACTTTTCTTGGCGTCGTGCTTTTTTTATCTAGTATTCTAGGCGCTCTGTCGCTTACAACCGATGACGGCGCGCGCGGTGGTATGTGGGGTTTCATTATTGATTGGCCACTCGCGCGGCTTTTTAGTGTATGGGGAGCGGCGCTTATTCTCGTTACGGCTTTTATTTCATCAATTCTTATTAGTTTCAATGTGCCGGTAGGCAAGTGGTTTAAACGTAAAAAAGAAGAGTTGCTGGGCGAAGATGGTGAGGTGGTTAAGAAAGAAGAATCTGTGGAGGTAAAAACGTTTGGAGAACAAAGCAAAATAGAGCAGCTTAATCCCGCGTTAGCGAAAGCAACATTAGCTTCCGTAGAAAAACTAAAAGAAGAAAAGAAAACGGAAAAGAAGCAAAAAGATGATTTTGAATTAATTCCGCCAAAGGCATTGGCATCTGATTTTCGCTTGCCGCCGCCAGAGTTGCTAGAAGTGGATACAGGCAAGCCGCATAGCGGCGATATAGTTTCAAGCGCGAATATCATTAAGCGCACGTTGCAGAATTTTGGTATTGATGTAGAAATGGGTGAGGTAAACATTGGCCCAACCGTAACACAATTTACATTAAAACCGGCAGAGGGTATAAAACTGGCGCGAATTACGGCACTGCACAACGATCTTTCTCTTGCTCTCGCCGCGCACCCTCTGCGTATTGAAGCTCCTATTCCGGGGCGCGCCCTTATAGGCATTGAGGTTCCCAATAAGGGTATTACGACGGTACGTTTGCGTAATATTGTAGAGCAAGAAGATTTCCGTAATCATATCGGCCATCTCACTCTTGCACTTGGACGAGATGTTACAGGCGCGCCGGTGTATGCTAATCTTGCCAAAATGCCACACTTGCTTATCGCAGGCAGTACCGGGTCGGGTAAAACCATTGCCCTCAATACTCTTATTGTAAGCTTGCTTTATCAAAATCCGCCTGAACTTTTGCGTCTTATTTTAATTGATCCGAAGCGCGTGGAGTTTCCGGTATATTCCGACATTCCTCATCTGCTCGCGCCAGTTGTGGTTGACAATCAAAAAGCGGTGAATGCGATGCGCTGGGCAGTGGGTGAAATGGAACATCGTTTTGAGGTTTTGTCTAAAGCACACGCGCGCGATATTCAAAGCTATAACAGCAACAAAAAAGTAGTGGAGGAAAACGGGCCATTGCCGTACATCGTACTTGTCATCGATGAGCTCGCCGATATTATGACATCGCGCGGCAAAGAAGCGGAAGCGCTTATTGTGCGTTTAGCGCAGATGTCTCGAGCGGTGGGTATACATTTAGTGCTTGCAACACAGCGGCCTTCGGTTGAGGTTATCACTGGACTTATTAAAGCTAACATTACCGCGCGCATGGCGTTTCAGGTAGCATCGCAGATCGATTCGCGTACAGTGCTTGATATGGCTGGCGCGGAAAAATTGCTCGGTGCAGGAGACATGCTGTATCTTGCGCCGGAAAATTCCAAGCCTCGTCGCGTGCAAGGCGCGTTTGTTTCTGACAAAGAAGTAAAGCGTGTCGCAGACTTTTTGCGTGAAGAAAGTCTGCGCCTTGGCCAGGATGTGGCTCAGGAAAGTATCGATGATATAGTAGATAGTCATAAAAAGGAAGTAAACTTTGACGCAGTTGATGAAATGGGGGAAGATGGTGATGACCCAATGTATGAAGAAGCGCGGCGTGTGGTGATTGAGGCCCAGCGCGCTTCAGCGTCACTACTTCAACGCCGCCTGCGCGTCGGCTATGCGCGTGCCGCCCGCTTGATAGATATGATGGAGGATAGAGGAGTTGTTGGGCCGGGTGAGGGCGCTAAGCCTAGAGAGGTATTCCAGAGTTTTCAAAGTTATGATCCAAGCGAATAA
- a CDS encoding DUF4325 domain-containing protein, whose translation MITEEQILQMAEERGRLYSRDLVEQFKVSRQYIILLVSKLVMENKLIKLGSTKKAFYVTNEYAKAHQEIFPLIYAKSFKNKGLEEHIVLDQIEQTFPTLKNLPENVRSIFTYAFSEMLNNAIEHSKSIRIGIEVSVQKKMLSFVVKDSGIGVFRNVMKQRGLNSELEAIQDILKGKTTTMPKSHSGEGIFFTSKVGDNFTLDSFGFQLIVNNDLPDIFVKTVNKIKRGTQVTFKISATSERHLDEVFKKYTNLAGGGNDYGFDKTEIRVKLYTIGGVHISRSQARRVLAGLEKFKTIVFDFDKVPTVGQAFADEVFRVFHHSHPQIKLEVENMEDGVKFMVERAQNEAK comes from the coding sequence ATGATAACAGAAGAACAAATACTACAAATGGCCGAGGAACGAGGCAGGCTGTATTCCAGGGATCTGGTGGAGCAGTTTAAAGTTTCTCGGCAGTATATAATCCTTTTAGTATCCAAGCTTGTTATGGAAAACAAGCTTATTAAGCTTGGTTCTACAAAAAAGGCATTTTATGTAACCAACGAATACGCTAAAGCCCACCAAGAAATATTTCCATTAATCTATGCTAAATCATTTAAGAACAAAGGTCTTGAAGAGCATATAGTACTGGACCAAATTGAGCAGACTTTTCCGACGCTAAAAAATCTTCCTGAAAACGTGCGTAGTATCTTTACGTATGCTTTTTCAGAGATGCTTAATAACGCAATTGAGCATTCCAAGTCTATTCGTATCGGCATAGAAGTATCTGTACAAAAAAAGATGCTTTCTTTCGTAGTTAAAGATTCAGGTATTGGTGTTTTTCGCAACGTAATGAAGCAGAGAGGTCTTAATTCAGAGCTTGAAGCAATCCAAGATATATTGAAAGGCAAGACAACTACTATGCCCAAGTCGCACTCGGGCGAAGGCATATTCTTTACTTCAAAAGTAGGAGATAATTTTACTCTTGATAGTTTCGGGTTTCAGCTTATTGTAAATAACGACTTGCCAGATATTTTTGTCAAAACCGTGAATAAAATAAAGAGGGGGACGCAAGTGACTTTCAAGATATCCGCAACATCAGAAAGGCATTTGGATGAGGTTTTCAAGAAGTATACTAACTTGGCAGGCGGTGGCAATGACTATGGTTTCGATAAAACAGAGATACGTGTAAAACTTTACACGATTGGTGGCGTACATATTTCTCGTTCGCAGGCACGCAGAGTATTGGCTGGACTGGAAAAATTTAAGACAATCGTTTTTGATTTTGATAAAGTTCCCACGGTTGGGCAAGCATTTGCTGACGAAGTTTTCCGAGTATTTCATCATAGTCATCCTCAAATTAAGCTTGAAGTAGAGAATATGGAGGATGGCGTGAAATTCATGGTAGAACGGGCGCAGAACGAAGCTAAATAA
- a CDS encoding type II toxin-antitoxin system HicA family toxin gives MPSLSQLPGEIKRNKLAKALARLGFVLDEKGGNGSHYKITWPKNQKSVTLPYDLKKSTLYYVLKEIENISGVTWEDIQKEL, from the coding sequence ATGCCCTCGCTTAGCCAACTTCCAGGAGAAATTAAGAGGAACAAACTAGCCAAGGCTTTAGCGCGCCTTGGTTTTGTTTTAGACGAAAAGGGTGGAAATGGCAGCCATTATAAAATTACATGGCCAAAGAATCAAAAATCTGTCACCCTGCCGTACGACCTAAAGAAGTCCACGTTATATTATGTGCTTAAAGAAATAGAAAATATTAGCGGTGTGACCTGGGAGGATATTCAAAAAGAATTGTAG
- the rpoC gene encoding DNA-directed RNA polymerase subunit beta', with product MPKISDFSAIRLRLASPEVILAESHGEVTKPETINYRTQKPEKDGLFCERIFGPEKDYECYCGKYRRIRYKGIICDKCGVEVTRAAVRRERMGHIKLAVPVAHIWFLRGIPSRMGMALDVPVQQLEKVVYYASYIVHWVDEVKRDTALKQIDDEYKRKIKEFKDKEDQANLKASRDQEVDRLCALRPSVILSEIEYHTTSLKYGEVFAAATGSEAVRKIMEKMDLEEIRKELIEEISTTIGLAQKKAQRRLSLIRRMSEAKIRPEWMFVTMLPILPPDLRPMVQLDGGRYATSDLNDLYRRVINRNNRLKKLQEINAPEIICRNEKRMLQEAVDALIDNSARKGQTVTATTGGKRLLKSLADMLKGKQGRFRQNLLGKRVDYSGRSVIVVGPSLKLHQCGLPKKMALELFRPFVIQKIIERELAYNVRAAGKIIEAAPPEVWDILEEVIKGKYVLLNRAPTLHRLGIQAFQPILVEGEAIKVHPLVCTAFNADFDGDQMAVHLPLAVEAQEEAGELMLSSHNLIKPATGSPIVTPTKDIVLGAFWMSKILPGAKGEGMVFATGDDAVLANDCDIVGIKAKIKIAKGTWYKEAPVGARANADEKYIETCAGRVIFNRVLPDDFGFVNEEFSAKMLKNITTDIIERYTRDEAAAVLDRIKDIGFNYSTISGVSWAMGDLEVPKEKAEIINRAHASVDKIKEQFAEGLLSVQERRNMIIDVWHGAKNEVTALVPKYLDPHGSVAMIISSGARGSWSQPNQMMGMKGLVINPAGQTMELPVESSFKEGFTALEYFISTHGARKGTADTALRTATAGYLTRRLVDVSQDVVVGDAKCSDKEGFIIRRSEAAEVGLPLEEKIVGRNVVDDIKIGKDVVVKAGDMIDAQIARRIDGDESILEVAVYSPLTCKAERGVCIRCYGWDLGQNKPVKIGATVGVVAAQAIGEPGTQLTMRTFHTGGVAGGADITQGLPRVEEIFEARAPKGRATVADVDGVVEEVIYKENERIIRVALGTQSAKTLAAPKRKKKSATTVEENTREYVLPPNVGILVEKGDLIAPGVQLSEGHMDLKELFEHVGMEPTVRYIVNEVQKIYTSQGASIHDKHIEVIIRQMFSRVQIEDSGDSTFSPGEVVERSEALSANRILKQAGKKEAKVSLLLLGITKVALTTTSFLSSASFQETARVLIEASIEGRVDRLRGLKENVIIGKLIPAGTGYGKQ from the coding sequence ATGCCAAAAATATCTGATTTTTCCGCCATTCGCCTGCGTCTCGCAAGCCCGGAAGTAATCCTCGCGGAATCTCACGGTGAGGTTACAAAGCCAGAGACCATTAACTACCGCACGCAAAAACCGGAAAAAGACGGTCTGTTTTGCGAGCGCATTTTCGGTCCGGAAAAAGATTACGAATGTTACTGCGGTAAATATCGCCGCATTCGTTACAAAGGGATTATCTGCGATAAGTGCGGAGTTGAAGTAACCCGCGCCGCTGTGCGCCGTGAGCGTATGGGGCATATAAAACTGGCAGTGCCTGTAGCGCACATTTGGTTTTTGCGCGGTATTCCTTCCCGAATGGGAATGGCGCTTGACGTGCCAGTCCAGCAGCTTGAAAAGGTTGTTTACTACGCTTCATATATTGTGCATTGGGTTGATGAAGTAAAGCGCGACACGGCATTAAAGCAAATTGATGATGAGTATAAGCGGAAGATAAAAGAATTCAAAGACAAAGAAGATCAGGCAAACTTGAAAGCATCTCGCGATCAAGAAGTAGATCGTCTGTGCGCATTGCGCCCGTCAGTCATACTTTCGGAAATCGAGTACCACACCACAAGCTTGAAATATGGCGAGGTATTTGCCGCGGCAACCGGTTCTGAAGCCGTGCGTAAAATAATGGAAAAAATGGACTTGGAAGAAATCCGCAAAGAATTGATAGAAGAAATCTCAACCACCATCGGACTCGCGCAGAAGAAAGCGCAGCGCCGCCTGAGCCTGATTCGCCGCATGTCGGAAGCAAAAATCCGTCCAGAGTGGATGTTTGTGACAATGTTGCCGATTCTTCCGCCAGACTTGCGCCCAATGGTGCAGTTGGACGGCGGCCGTTACGCGACATCAGATCTTAACGATCTTTATCGCCGCGTTATAAATAGGAACAATCGTTTAAAGAAATTACAGGAAATTAACGCGCCGGAAATTATCTGCCGCAACGAAAAGCGTATGCTGCAGGAAGCAGTCGACGCGCTTATCGACAATTCCGCGCGCAAGGGCCAGACCGTTACCGCCACAACCGGCGGCAAGCGTTTGCTCAAATCCCTCGCTGACATGTTGAAAGGAAAGCAAGGGCGTTTCCGCCAGAACTTGCTTGGTAAGCGCGTGGACTATTCAGGCCGCTCTGTTATCGTGGTTGGTCCGAGTTTAAAGCTCCACCAGTGCGGTTTGCCAAAGAAAATGGCGCTTGAGCTGTTTCGCCCATTTGTTATACAAAAAATTATTGAGCGCGAACTTGCGTATAACGTGCGCGCCGCGGGTAAAATAATAGAGGCCGCGCCGCCAGAGGTATGGGATATTTTGGAAGAGGTGATTAAGGGCAAGTATGTTCTGCTTAACCGCGCGCCAACTCTTCACCGACTCGGTATTCAGGCGTTCCAGCCGATTCTTGTTGAAGGTGAAGCTATTAAAGTACATCCTCTCGTTTGTACTGCGTTTAACGCGGATTTTGATGGTGACCAAATGGCCGTGCACTTGCCACTTGCAGTGGAGGCACAGGAAGAGGCAGGAGAGCTTATGCTTTCTTCGCACAACCTTATTAAGCCTGCGACCGGTTCCCCAATTGTAACTCCGACAAAAGATATTGTTCTCGGCGCTTTCTGGATGAGCAAGATTTTGCCAGGTGCAAAAGGCGAGGGCATGGTGTTTGCAACGGGGGATGACGCAGTGCTTGCAAACGATTGCGATATTGTGGGTATTAAAGCAAAAATTAAAATTGCAAAAGGCACTTGGTATAAAGAAGCGCCAGTTGGTGCTCGCGCCAATGCCGATGAAAAATATATTGAAACATGCGCCGGCCGCGTGATATTCAACCGCGTTTTGCCAGATGATTTTGGTTTTGTGAACGAAGAGTTCAGCGCCAAAATGCTAAAAAATATCACGACCGACATTATTGAACGTTATACCAGAGACGAAGCCGCCGCGGTGCTTGATCGCATCAAAGACATTGGATTTAATTATTCCACTATTTCCGGCGTGAGCTGGGCGATGGGCGACTTGGAAGTGCCAAAAGAAAAAGCAGAAATTATCAATCGCGCGCACGCAAGTGTTGATAAAATAAAAGAGCAATTCGCCGAAGGTCTGTTGAGCGTTCAGGAACGCCGCAACATGATTATTGACGTGTGGCACGGAGCAAAGAACGAAGTAACGGCACTTGTGCCAAAATATTTGGACCCACACGGCTCTGTCGCGATGATTATTAGCTCCGGCGCCCGTGGTTCATGGTCACAGCCAAATCAAATGATGGGCATGAAGGGCTTGGTTATTAACCCGGCTGGGCAAACCATGGAATTGCCAGTGGAATCAAGTTTCAAGGAAGGTTTTACCGCACTTGAGTACTTTATTTCCACGCACGGCGCTCGAAAGGGAACCGCGGACACGGCTCTTCGTACAGCAACCGCAGGTTACCTCACACGCCGCTTGGTAGACGTTTCGCAGGACGTAGTTGTAGGTGACGCTAAATGCTCAGATAAAGAAGGATTTATCATTCGCCGTAGTGAGGCAGCCGAAGTCGGACTTCCGCTTGAGGAAAAAATTGTCGGCCGCAATGTGGTAGACGACATCAAGATTGGTAAAGATGTAGTTGTCAAAGCAGGCGATATGATAGACGCGCAAATCGCACGTCGCATCGATGGTGATGAATCAATTCTTGAAGTCGCCGTGTATTCACCGCTAACATGTAAAGCAGAGCGCGGTGTTTGTATTAGATGCTATGGCTGGGATCTTGGCCAGAACAAGCCAGTGAAAATTGGCGCGACAGTCGGTGTGGTTGCCGCACAGGCAATTGGAGAGCCAGGCACACAGCTAACAATGCGTACGTTCCATACGGGAGGGGTAGCAGGTGGCGCGGACATCACGCAAGGTCTTCCTCGTGTTGAGGAAATCTTTGAAGCGCGCGCGCCGAAAGGCCGCGCGACAGTCGCTGATGTTGATGGTGTGGTGGAAGAAGTTATCTACAAAGAGAATGAGCGTATTATTCGCGTTGCACTCGGCACGCAGAGCGCAAAAACTTTAGCCGCGCCAAAGCGAAAGAAAAAATCAGCAACCACGGTTGAGGAAAATACTCGTGAATACGTGCTTCCGCCAAACGTTGGTATTCTTGTTGAAAAAGGCGATTTAATCGCCCCTGGCGTTCAGCTTTCCGAAGGTCATATGGACTTGAAAGAATTGTTTGAGCACGTCGGCATGGAGCCAACCGTGCGCTACATCGTAAATGAAGTGCAGAAGATTTACACCTCACAAGGCGCTTCCATTCACGACAAGCACATCGAAGTAATTATCCGCCAAATGTTCTCTCGCGTGCAGATTGAGGATTCAGGAGATTCCACATTCAGCCCGGGCGAAGTGGTGGAGCGTTCAGAGGCGCTATCAGCAAACCGCATACTAAAGCAAGCCGGCAAAAAAGAAGCCAAAGTCTCGCTTCTCTTGCTAGGTATTACCAAAGTAGCGCTCACAACCACCAGCTTCCTCTCGTCCGCCTCCTTCCAGGAAACAGCCAGAGTCCTAATAGAGGCCTCCATAGAAGGCCGAGTAGACCGCCTAAGAGGACTAAAAGAGAACGTCATCATAGGCAAATTAATCCCAGCAGGGACAGGATACGGGAAGCAGTAA